The following proteins are encoded in a genomic region of Periophthalmus magnuspinnatus isolate fPerMag1 chromosome 23, fPerMag1.2.pri, whole genome shotgun sequence:
- the socs2 gene encoding suppressor of cytokine signaling 2 — protein sequence MTCQSFEAPERIESDRRADTNTRTVESDESGIALAMKELKNTGWYWGSLTANEAKEILQDATEGTFLVRDSSQRDYLFTISAVTSAGPTNLRIEYKHGKFKLDSVVLVKPKLKQFDSVVHLVEHYFKLSRNSDKTTADSQPSAPPNGTVQLLLTKPVYTATPSLQHLSRIAINRTTRHIQTLPIPNRLKEYLLDYTYNV from the exons ATGACCTGCCAGTCATTTGAAGCCCCTGAGCGCATTGAGAGCGACAGACGAGCCGACACCAACACCAGGACCGTGGAATCAGATGAGAGCGGCATCGCGTTGGCTATGAAGGAACTGAAAAACACAG GTTGGTACTGGGGCAGTCTGACCGCTAATGAAGCCAAAGAAATCCTCCAGGATGCCACTGAAGGCACATTCCTGGTCCGGGACAGCTCACAGAGGGATTATTTATTCACCATCTCTGCTGTAACATCAGCAGGTCCCACTAACTTGCGCATTGAGTATAAACATGGAAAGTTCAAATTAGACTCTGTTGTTCTGGTCAAGCCTAAACTCAAACAGTTTGACAGTGTTGTTCATCTGGTAGAACACTATTTCAAGCTGTCTAGGAATAGTGATAAGACTACTGCAGACTCTCAACCGTCAGCACCTCCAAATGGAACCGTGCAGCTGCTCCTCACCAAACCTGTGTACACCGCCACACCATCACTGCAGCACCTCAGCCGCATTGCCATTAATAGGACAACACGGCACATCCAAACTCTGCCAATACCCAACAGACTCAAGGAGTATCTTCTGGACTACACCTATAATGTGTAG